The Gigantopelta aegis isolate Gae_Host chromosome 3, Gae_host_genome, whole genome shotgun sequence genome segment acacacacacacacacacacacacgcacgcacacgcacgctcATACACACCGCAACCGGtatatattcacaaaaaggttcCAGTAGTTGGTTGGGAGACGATGGTAATTGGGTGCCTACAGGAAAAACATCTTAGAGCCAGCAGTGATGTCAAACCCGTTCAAGCTGTTGGTAGAAGCTGAAAAAATTGTTTATAACCTCGGGGCTTCACTTACCGTGtattcgtccgtccgtccgtccgtgtatctgtctatgtatgtatgtatgtatgtacgtatgtatatatgtatgtaggtacgtaggtatggatggatggatggatggatggatggatggatggatggatggatgaatgaatgaatgaatagatataACTTGCAGATATTCAcattatatgatataatatacgGTATCTGATAACTGTATCTGATTAGATCCATTATATATACCAAACAAAATCAGcaccagaaacatgttttatCAAGTAATGAACAGTAGGtctattagaaacattttaAGGAACTTATATTCTTCACAAAAATGTGCAAAATTTGTCTTGGAagaaacgtgttgttaaataaaaattctacaaaagtaggaaaatataaatttactatataaacataaatttacccccacccccccccaaaaaaaaccccaaacaaacccaacaacaacacaacaacaacgcCCACTTAAATTCTTTCAGTCATTGTAAAATTCTGATTACAGCCATCCGTTTGTATTTTCTGTTCGTCGCGCACACTGTTCTCAAACATTGTTCGAGGCTCTGGGGTTGATTCGGCCTCATCCACCTCTAACTTCTCTTTCTTGTGCTCATAGAACTCGTACAAGACGATGCCAATCAGCAGTaaatttttcataataaatgGAGAGATACCCACACTAAATCCGTGCCACATAACCATCCTGATAACGAGATTTGGTACGTTTATTAGCAGAGTTACAGCCAGCTTGTGAATGGAGACGAAACGTTTTGTCATCTTTTTGCGTCCGAAATTGGTGATGCTCAGAGTGATGAGAGGTACGGTGGGTATGATGATGTTTCCCCCTGAAACTGCAAGGATCGCTGGTCTCATCCCCGGAGTGAACAGATCTCGAGCCTCCTTGTCAAAGAGAACATCGATGATGTCGACGGTGTCAAAGATGTCAAAGATAACAGTGCCCGTCAGTTCTTCGATGTACCGTCTGCGTTCACTGCTTATTTTAGTGTTGTGGAGAGCCACTAAGAGGAAGAGAAACACGCAAGAAGCTAAAGCTAGCGTCGTCTTCAAGGTGCTTGGACCAAAGAAGTTCTTTTCGTCCAGAATGTGGGCAAACCTGTCAAGGATTATAACCATTCGAGCAACCAGAGCGGTAGAGTACACCAACCATGCAAACCATCCAAGGCCGATGGCGTTGATGTGTTCATTCGTGGTGGCTTCCACACGCAGTTTCTTGCTAGCAATGACAAATGATACAATGAAGCTTATAATGATGGCTACGTCGAATGCTATCCAGGCAAAACTGGAGTTGCCGATGTACGCGATAAGGTAATAGTTGATAACAGAGCTCTGAAGGATCAGTAAGACGAGGCAGACGATTCTGGACGGGACACCATGTAATTTGACACAGCACGTCACGAAACAGTCACCGAAAATACTCATCATTTACCCTTTTAACATCAACGTTGGTGTGGGCAAGGCGTTTTCTTTCTGAAAATAGAATAATGAAtggatatttaacgacacctcagtacgAACGCACATCGTTTTATAGGGTGTAAAACTATTAAAGGTAAAATCAAAGAAGtgttttaaacttaaaatgaTTAACCAATACAACGTAAATTTATTGATCAAACGCTgaacgaaataaaataaatgtttgtttaaatacatcCAGATAGACGGTTTAATtaatggctgtttggtgtctaacgtgTTCTAGAGACATAAAATCCGATTCCGCCacaaaacaatctaattaaaattagctccactattacatgtggcagacccagtagagctaattttaatcagattggccaCAAAAGTCATTCTTACCGATTggcagaaataaatattgtatttacacTTCCTCACAGAATTAATAGCAaatgccacgacctttgatatactagttgtagaATACTGGGTCAGGAAATTTcctaatgggtccacagagagaaagatagatggatagttaaagtttatttttgtttaacgacaccactagagtacattaatgtattaatcatcgactattggatgtgaaacatttggtaattttgacgaatagtcctagaaaggaaacctgctacatttttcttttacaagcaagggatcttttatatgcatcatcccacagacaccggcctcggtggcgtcgtggcaggccatcggtctacaggctggtagatactgggttcggatcccagtcgaggcatgggatttttaatccagataccgactccaaaccctgagtgagtgctccgcaaggctcaatgggtaggtgtaaaccacttgcaccgaccagtgatccataactggttcaacaaaggccatggtttgtgctatcctgcctgtgggaagcgcaaataaaagatcccttgctgcctatcggaagagtagcccatgtagtggcgacagcgggtttcctcttaaaatctgtgtggtcctgaaccatatgtctgacgccatataaccgtaaataaaatgtgttgagtgcgtcgttaaataaaacacttctttctttctttcatcccacagacaggattgcacataccacggcctttaatataccagtcgtggtgaactgactggaacgagaaatagcccaaaaagagagagagagagagagagagagagagagagagagagagagagagagagagagagagagagagagagaga includes the following:
- the LOC121369114 gene encoding uncharacterized protein LOC121369114 encodes the protein MMSIFGDCFVTCCVKLHGVPSRIVCLVLLILQSSVINYYLIAYIGNSSFAWIAFDVAIIISFIVSFVIASKKLRVEATTNEHINAIGLGWFAWLVYSTALVARMVIILDRFAHILDEKNFFGPSTLKTTLALASCVFLFLLVALHNTKISSERRRYIEELTGTVIFDIFDTVDIIDVLFDKEARDLFTPGMRPAILAVSGGNIIIPTVPLITLSITNFGRKKMTKRFVSIHKLAVTLLINVPNLVIRMVMWHGFSVGISPFIMKNLLLIGIVLYEFYEHKKEKLEVDEAESTPEPRTMFENSVRDEQKIQTDGCNQNFTMTERI